In Desulfofustis limnaeus, the genomic stretch CTGCCGGTACTGCTGTACCCTCAGCTGCTCGGGCTCTGCCTGGGCATTGATGAGAAAATCCTCGGTATCGAGCAGAACGGTACCGTGAACGATCGGACGGTGGGTCGGCTCAAGGAGCTGCTCGGCCCGCCGGTCGAGGAAAAGAAAAAGAAATCAAGGAAGACAACAGGAACGACCAATGAGTAAGATTATCGCCTTTGCCGGCAAGGGAGGGGTAGGCAAGACCACCGTTGCCGCCCTGGTGGTCAGACACCTTGCCAAGCAGGGCCAGACCCCGATACTGGCGGTGGACGCCGATCCCAACAGCAACCTCGGAGAGACTCTGGGGCTGCAGGTTCCCACCACCATCGGCGACATCCGGGAGACCTTCATGCGTGATCCCCAGGGGGTCCCGTCCGGCATGGACAAGACCATCTATCTCGAGACCCTGGTGGAACAGGCCCTGATCGAACAACCGAGTTTTGACCTGCTGGTCATGGGCCGCCAAGAAGGACAGGGCTGTTATTGCATGGTCAACAATATCCTCAATAAATTCACCGATCGGCTTGCCGCCAGCTACCGCTATATGGTAGTCGACAACGAGGCCGGCATGGAGCACCTGAGCCGGCGCACCAGCGGCCACGTGGACTGGCTGTACCTGGTTACCGACTATTCGCTGCGCGGCCTGCGGGCGGTCGGCCGAATCAATTCCATGCTCGACAGCCTCAAGCTGTCCGTGGACAACCTCGGCATCATCGTCACCCGGGCCCCACAGCAACTGAACGAGACCTTTCGCCAAGAAGTTGAGGTCATCGGGCTGCCCATCGCCGGGATCATTCCTGACGACCCGGCCCTGCTCGATTTCGACATGGAGAAGCGCTCGTTGATGGAGTTGCCTGACAATTCACCGGCAGTGCTGGCGGTCGACGAGATCCTGACCGCCACCTGCCCGGCCTAGATCAGCTCCGGCGGCACAGCCGCCAGTACCTGACGAGGAAGGATCCCATGGGACATGAGGTGACGGTATTCGCCGCGTACCCATTCCGTATCGGCCAGAAGATCCGTATCGAAGGATCGAGACGGGCCGGCGATTGGCTGGTGATCGGCGTTTCCGACGACACCGTGACGCTGCGCTGCCCGGTTTCCGGCAAGGAGTTCGAATGGCCGATCTTCTGCTACCTGGTCGACGAGGAGCAGGACGCCGTCTGGCCGAGACCGTAAGCGGGCCCGTCACCTACCGGCAGCACAGATCCGGCGTGCGGATCACATGCACAACGCGGCATGCAGCACCCGTTGCGCCTCGGCAAATTCCTTGCGCTCGACGACGAACTGCATGTTGGTCTGCCGGGTGGTCTGCGACACGGCCAGAATGTTGATGCCTTTGTCGGCCAGGGCCTGCGCCGCCTTGGCCAGGATGCCGGGCTGGGCGATGTTGGAACCGATGGCGCAAACGATGGCCACCGGACGGACGGAGACCGACTCGAACAGATCGGTCAACTCGGCCACCAAGCGTGCCGAACTATCCCGTTCGGCAATGATCAGGTCGATGGTGTTGGCGTTGGTCATCTTGCTGATATAGGAAACCCGGTGACGGGCGACCACCCCCATAATCCAGCCGTCGAAACCGACCTCGCCCACCATCCGGGCG encodes the following:
- a CDS encoding AAA family ATPase; translated protein: MSKIIAFAGKGGVGKTTVAALVVRHLAKQGQTPILAVDADPNSNLGETLGLQVPTTIGDIRETFMRDPQGVPSGMDKTIYLETLVEQALIEQPSFDLLVMGRQEGQGCYCMVNNILNKFTDRLAASYRYMVVDNEAGMEHLSRRTSGHVDWLYLVTDYSLRGLRAVGRINSMLDSLKLSVDNLGIIVTRAPQQLNETFRQEVEVIGLPIAGIIPDDPALLDFDMEKRSLMELPDNSPAVLAVDEILTATCPA